From one Lotus japonicus ecotype B-129 chromosome 3, LjGifu_v1.2 genomic stretch:
- the LOC130748422 gene encoding uncharacterized protein LOC130748422, translating into MERGSQMSSGSSMTHGSVRGTTRVCDCGAESKLVTCWVGENAGRRFYGCGKYQVYGRRLCSYFHWYDGEGNVRDRKVISGLIRKLEVHKKKEIYLTRCCVIGWGLSAVFLLVIVMLLLKIYLRK; encoded by the exons ATGGAAAGAGGAAGCCAAATGTCAAGTGGAAGCTCCATGACCCATGGGTCTGTTCGAGGAACGACAAGGGTTTGCGATTGTGGGGCTGAGTCGAAACTAGTTACATGTTGGGTGGGTGAAAATGCTGGCCGGCGATTCTATGGATGTGGAAAATATCAA GTTTATGGGAGGAGGTTGTGCTCATATTTTCATTGGTATGATGGGGAAGGCAATGTACGTGATAGGAAGGTTATTTCTGGGCTAATCCGCAAGCTTGAAGTGCATAAGAAGAAGGAGATCTATTTGACTAGGTGTTGTGTCATTGGGTGGGGACTTAGTGCAGTTTTTCTGCTTGTGATTgtaatgttgttgctgaaaaTTTACCTTAGGAAATAG
- the LOC130749190 gene encoding protein Iojap, chloroplastic produces MPPSTTLLSLAGASASVPASFPGELGHLETKCSPKPRKLFTCSCIKGLPLSKHNINGFNLKRRRRRNSLLSFALGKEADDRFLSDVSKDTDDMYDELLNNYGKVVYTRKDRKPASAEVDDDAESLSFAVELATIASEVKAGDIRVLFVKPLVYWTRFFIIATAFSRPQIDAIGSRMRDRAEKKYGKIPTGDARPNSWTLLDFGDVVVHIFLPPQRAFYNLEEFYGNATPVELPFENQPPPFRS; encoded by the exons ATGCCACCTTCAACCACTCTCCTATCACTCGCCGGAGCCAGTGCCAGCGTTCCGGCGAGCTTTCCCGGCGAACTGGGTCATCTCGAAACCAAGTGTTCTCCAAAACCCAGAAAGCTTTTCACCTGCTCCTGCATAAAGGGGCTTCCTTTATCAAAGCACAACATCAATGGTTTCAATTTgaagagaaggaggaggaggaactcACTTTTGTCCTTTGCACTCGGCAAAGAAGCCGATGACCGTTTTTTATCG GATGTAAGTAAAGATACTGATGATATGTATGATGAATTGTTAAATAATTATGGAAAAGTTGTGTATACGAGAAAAGACCGAAAGCCTGCTAGTGCAGAGGTTGATGATGATGCAGAAAGCCTATCAT TTGCTGTTGAACTGGCCACGATTGCAAGTGAGGTTAAGGCAGGAGATATAAGGGTCTTGTTTGTGAAGCCACTTGTTTACTGGACTCGATTTTTTATCATAGCTACAGCATTTTCTCGTCCCCAGATTGATGCTATCGG GTCCAGAATGAGAGATCGAGCTGAGAAGAAATATGGAAAAATTCCAACTGGAGACGCTAGACCCAACTCATGGACGCTGTTGGACTTCG GTGATGTTGTTGTCCACATCTTTCTTCCCCCACAGAGAGCTTTCTACAATTTGGAAGAGTTTTATGGTAACGCAACACCAGTAGAGCTGCCTTTTGAAAATCAACCACCACCATTTCGCAGTTGA
- the LOC130748194 gene encoding uncharacterized protein LOC130748194 isoform X1 translates to MAGSGLPSLGRVKLSDLVPSEGIPSEIYKISVSILSQSLAQFSAVIIEFPASDGALLRSGLESARLYFHQRETYPPADILHTSESREWCKTSGYYADPHLWQETYDYRPGLSPSEPNNSIEIPPAGLPDIFALFGKAARLILDAVSFHLNLRSHPFTEILDNIPLRNREISSSVLSVCCHARPSFQGTQHHNIAAQEDSQLMMYPDHDHQVDKSLISLVKSDRAGLYVKDFQGRWILVDGDLGPQEAIVYPGLALYQAAAGYVNPALHKTEINMEANMYGRCSLAFKLLPKSMTSLDCSEMRAAGYGIEAQFQLPVPVDDFMQRSHPTDHLFNKPGFQCFNIQPTHDGSMKTLMRRKKQNPQSKPLPPSKRLRLEAQRVLKERVQDIADKKGIKLRFCNLKDCESHILTLDSPCANIRMEIGWPPGVPFVHPHDLPNKAKLGFLEAYEPGWTEAHQNTDRLVNTQITLTESVPLIPDLWETCDQDVHVL, encoded by the exons ATGGCAGGCAGTGGCCTGCCATCTTTGGGTCGAGTGAAGCTCTCTGATTTAGTTCCTTCGGAAGGGATACCGTCGGAGATCTATAAAATATCAGTTTCAATTTTGTCGCAGTCACTAGCTCAGTTTTCGGCTGTCATTATTGAGTTTCCGGCAAGTGATGGGGCTCTTCTAAGATCTGGTTTAGAATCTGCTCGCCTGTATTTCCATCAAAGAGAAACGTATCCACCTGCAGATATATTGCATACTAGTGAGTCTCGTGAGTGGTGCAAAACATCTGGATATTACGCAGATCCTCATTTATGGCAAGAAACCTATGATTATAGACCAGGTTTATCTCCTTCAGAACCGAACAACTCAATTGAGATTCCTCCGGCAGGTTTGCCAGATATATTTGCTTTATTTGGAAAAGCAGCAAGGCTAATTCTAGATGCAGTTAGCTTCCATTTGAATTTGCGCAGCCATCCATTCACAGAGATACTGGATAATATTCCCCTGAGGAATAGGGaaatttcatcttcagtctTGTCTGTTTGCTGTCATGCAAGGCCATCATTTCAGGGGACACAACATCATAATATTGCTGCTCAAGAGGATAGCCAATTGATGATGTATCCTGACCATGATCACCAAGTTGACAAAAGTCTGATATCTCTTGTTAAGTCCGATAGGGCAGGTTTATATGTAAAGGACTTTCAAGGTCGGTGGATTCTTGTGGATGGAGATCTGGGGCCTCAAGAAGCTATTGTTTATCCTGGGCTTGCTCTCTATCAAGCAGCTGCAGGATATGTAAACCCTGCATTGCACAAAACAGAGATTAATATGGAGGCTAATATGTACGGGCGATGTTCTTTAGCTTTCAAACTTTTGCCTAAATCAATGACCAGTCTTGATTGTTCAGAAATGAGAGCAGCAGGTTATGGAATTGAAGCCCAGTTCCAGCTTCCTGTTCCGGTCGACGATTTTATGCAAAGATCTCATCCAACTGATCATCTCTTTAACAAGCCGGGTTTCCAGTGCTTCAATATCCAACCAACACATGATG GATCTATGAAGACTttgatgaggaggaagaagcaAAATCCTCAAAGCAAACCTCTGCCACCTTCCAAGAGGTTAAGACTTGAGGCACAGAGGGTTTTAAAAGAAAGGGTCCAAGACATTGCAGATAAGAAAGGCATCAAGCTGCGATTCTGTAATCTCAAGGATTGTGAAAGTCACATTCTCACCCTGGATAGCCCATGTGCAAATATACGAATGGAGATAGGGTGGCCACCCGGAGTACCATTTGTCCATCCCCATGATTTGCCTAATAAGGCAAAGCTTGGTTTTCTTGAGGCTTATGAACCGGGTTGGACAGAAGCTCATCAAAACACAGACAGGCTAGTCAACACTCAGATAACTTTAACT GAATCAGTCCCCCTGATTCCCGACCTATGGGAAACATGTGATCAGGATGTGCATGTCTTATGA
- the LOC130748194 gene encoding uncharacterized protein LOC130748194 isoform X2, which produces MAGSGLPSLGRVKLSDLVPSEGIPSEIYKISVSILSQSLAQFSAVIIEFPASDGALLRSGLESARLYFHQRETYPPADILHTSESREWCKTSGYYADPHLWQETYDYRPGLSPSEPNNSIEIPPAGLPDIFALFGKAARLILDAVSFHLNLRSHPFTEILDNIPLRNREISSSVLSVCCHARPSFQGTQHHNIAAQEDSQLMMYPDHDHQVDKSLISLVKSDRAGLYVKDFQGRWILVDGDLGPQEAIVYPGLALYQAAAGYVNPALHKTEINMEANMYGRCSLAFKLLPKSMTSLDCSEMRAAGYGIEAQFQLPVPVDDFMQRSHPTDHLFNKPGFQCFNIQPTHDGSMKTLMRRKKQNPQSKPLPPSKRLRLEAQRVLKERVQDIADKKGIKLRFCNLKDCESHILTLDSPCANIRMEIGWPPGVPFVHPHDLPNKAKLGFLEAYEPGWTEAHQNTDRNQSP; this is translated from the exons ATGGCAGGCAGTGGCCTGCCATCTTTGGGTCGAGTGAAGCTCTCTGATTTAGTTCCTTCGGAAGGGATACCGTCGGAGATCTATAAAATATCAGTTTCAATTTTGTCGCAGTCACTAGCTCAGTTTTCGGCTGTCATTATTGAGTTTCCGGCAAGTGATGGGGCTCTTCTAAGATCTGGTTTAGAATCTGCTCGCCTGTATTTCCATCAAAGAGAAACGTATCCACCTGCAGATATATTGCATACTAGTGAGTCTCGTGAGTGGTGCAAAACATCTGGATATTACGCAGATCCTCATTTATGGCAAGAAACCTATGATTATAGACCAGGTTTATCTCCTTCAGAACCGAACAACTCAATTGAGATTCCTCCGGCAGGTTTGCCAGATATATTTGCTTTATTTGGAAAAGCAGCAAGGCTAATTCTAGATGCAGTTAGCTTCCATTTGAATTTGCGCAGCCATCCATTCACAGAGATACTGGATAATATTCCCCTGAGGAATAGGGaaatttcatcttcagtctTGTCTGTTTGCTGTCATGCAAGGCCATCATTTCAGGGGACACAACATCATAATATTGCTGCTCAAGAGGATAGCCAATTGATGATGTATCCTGACCATGATCACCAAGTTGACAAAAGTCTGATATCTCTTGTTAAGTCCGATAGGGCAGGTTTATATGTAAAGGACTTTCAAGGTCGGTGGATTCTTGTGGATGGAGATCTGGGGCCTCAAGAAGCTATTGTTTATCCTGGGCTTGCTCTCTATCAAGCAGCTGCAGGATATGTAAACCCTGCATTGCACAAAACAGAGATTAATATGGAGGCTAATATGTACGGGCGATGTTCTTTAGCTTTCAAACTTTTGCCTAAATCAATGACCAGTCTTGATTGTTCAGAAATGAGAGCAGCAGGTTATGGAATTGAAGCCCAGTTCCAGCTTCCTGTTCCGGTCGACGATTTTATGCAAAGATCTCATCCAACTGATCATCTCTTTAACAAGCCGGGTTTCCAGTGCTTCAATATCCAACCAACACATGATG GATCTATGAAGACTttgatgaggaggaagaagcaAAATCCTCAAAGCAAACCTCTGCCACCTTCCAAGAGGTTAAGACTTGAGGCACAGAGGGTTTTAAAAGAAAGGGTCCAAGACATTGCAGATAAGAAAGGCATCAAGCTGCGATTCTGTAATCTCAAGGATTGTGAAAGTCACATTCTCACCCTGGATAGCCCATGTGCAAATATACGAATGGAGATAGGGTGGCCACCCGGAGTACCATTTGTCCATCCCCATGATTTGCCTAATAAGGCAAAGCTTGGTTTTCTTGAGGCTTATGAACCGGGTTGGACAGAAGCTCATCAAAACACAGACAG GAATCAGTCCCCCTGA
- the LOC130748334 gene encoding serine/arginine-rich splicing factor SR45-like — MAKPGRGRRSPPSGSVSGSSSRSSSPSSSRSSSRSRSLSRSRSFSSSSSSPSRGGSRSRSPPPQRRKSPVEAARRGRSPPPSKRASPPSKRASPPPRKPSPTRESLVLHVEKLSRNVNEGHLKEIFSNYGEVVSVELAMDRIVNLPKGYAYVQFKARGDAEKALLYMDGAQIDGNVIKARFTLLPRQKVSPPPKPSALAPKREAPRTDNAGADIEKDGPKRQRESSPRRKPPPSPRRRSPVPRRVGSPRRPDSPRRRVDSPVRRRLDSPYRRGGDTPPRRRPVSPGRGRSPSPPRRLRSPARVSPRRLRGSPGRRRSPPPPPRRRSPPPRRARSPPRRSPIGRRRSRSPIRRPARSNSRSFSPRRGRPPVRRGRSSSFSDSPSPRKVSRRSRSRSPRRPLRGGRASSNSSSSSSPPPPPPPARKP, encoded by the exons ATGGCGAAACCTGGCCGAGGCCGTCGTTCGCCGCCGTCGGGTTCCGTTTCCGGCTCCTCCTCTCGCTCCTCCTCCCCGTCCTCTTCTCGCTCATCATCTCGCTCCCGCTCGCTCTCGCGCTCCAGatctttctcttcctcctcctcttctccttcccGCGGCGGTTCCCGCAGCCGCAGCCCTCCTCCTCAGCGGCGGAAAAG TCCTGTTGAAGCAGCTAGGCGAGGTcgatctcctcctccttctaaGAGAGCTTCCCCTCCTTCTAAGAGAGCTTCTCCTCCCCCAAG GAAACCTTCTCCTACACGTGAATCACTTGTTCTGCACGTAGAAAAACTCAGCAGGAATGTCAATGAAGGCCATTTGAAAGAAATTTTCA GTAACTATGGTGAGGTTGTAAGTGTGGAGTTGGCGATGGATCGAATT GTGAATCTTCCAAAAGGATATGCATATGTGCAATTCAAGGCAAGAGGGGATGCAGAAAAAGCATTGTTGTACATGGATGGT GCCCAAATAGATGGCAACGTCATTAAGGCAAGATTTACTCTACTTCCAAGACAGAAAGTTTCACCACCCCCTAAGCCTTCTGCTCTTGCTCCGAAGAGAGAGGCCCCTAGGACTGACAATGCTGGTGCTGATATTGAAAAGGATGGGCCGAAGCGTCAAAGAGaat CTTCTCCTCGGAGAAAACCCCCTCCCTCACCACGGAGGAGGTCTCCCGTGCCTCGAAGAGTTGGATCTCCAAGACGACCAGATTCTCCTCGCCGTCGTGTGGATTCTCCTGTCCGTCGTCGACTAGACTCTCCTTATCGTCGTGGAGGTGACACACCTCCTAGGAGGAGGCCTGTGTCTCCTGGAAGAGGTCGCTCTCCATCTCCACCAAGGCGCCTAAGATCACCTGCAAG GGTTTCACCTAGAAGGTTGCGTGGAAGCCCTGGTCGGAGAcgttctcctcctcctcctccaaggCGCCG TTCACCACCTCCTAGACGAGCTCGTAGTCCTCCTAGAAGGTCTCCCATCGGTCGTAGGCGCAGTCGCTCTCCAATACGTAGGCCTGCACGCTCAAACTCAAGATCATTCTCACCTCGCAG AGGTCGACCACCTGTTAGACGGGGGAGATCATCATCCTTCTCTGACTCACCAAGTCCACGGAAG GTATCTCGGAGATCAAGGAGTCGCAGTCCTAGAAG GCCTTTGAGAGGAGGAAGAGCCAGTAGCAACAGTAGCAGTAGCagttcaccaccaccaccaccacctcctgcTCGCAAACCTTAG
- the LOC130747502 gene encoding protein NARROW LEAF 1: MERPRLNMRVRCSGSTPSEESALDLERNCCGHSNLPSLSPPSLQPFVSAGQHCESNAAYFSWPSRLNDAAEERANYFLNLQKGVLPETLGRPPKGQQATTLLELMTIRAFHSKILRCYSLGTAIGFRIRLGVLTDIPAILVFVSRKVNKQWLSPIQCLPTALEGPGGVWCDVDVVEFSYFGAPEPVPKEQLYTELVDDLRGGDPYIGSGSQVASQETYGTLGAIVRSQTGSRQVGFLTNRHVAVDLDYPNQKMFHPLPPTLGPGVYLGAVERATSFITDEVWYGIFAGINPETFVRADGAFIPFADDFDMSFVTTSVRGVGDIGDVKIIDLQSPISSLIGKQVVKVGRSSGLTTGIVLAYGLEYNDEKGICFLTDFLVVGENQQTFDLEGDSGSLIMFKGDNGEKPRPIGIIWGGTANRGRLKLKIGQPPENWTSGVDLGRLLNLLELDLITTDEGLGVAVQEQRAASATVIGSTVGDSSTPDGILPKDKAEEKFEPLGLHVQSIPLGVEPSSQETKPSSMETEFKVEDGVKVVPSIEHQFIPSFIGRSPLHKNSIKDRAATENLSSLRNGCDEDLCVSLQLGDNEAKRRRSEASTSTEEP, encoded by the exons ATGGAGCGCCCCAGGCTTAACATGAGGGTTCGTTGCTCTGGTTCAACTCCCTCAGAAGAATCTGCTTTGGATCTTGAGAGAAACTGTTGTGGTCATTCTAATCTGCCTTCACTCAGTCCGCCATCGCTCCAGCCCTTTGTTTCAGCTGGACAGCATTGTGAAAGCAATGCTGCGTACTTCTCATGGCCTAGTCGCTTGAATGATGCTGCTGAAGAGAGAGCAAACTACTTTTTAAATCTACAAAAGGGGGTCTTACCTGAAACCCTTGGTCGTCCGCCTAAGGGGCAGCAGGCAACTACATTACTTGAACTCATGACAATCAGGGCATTTCATAGCAAGATACTTCGTTGTTACAGCCTGGGAACAGCAATTGGTTTTCGCATTCGGCTAGGTGTATTAACAGATATTCCTGCCATTCTAGTGTTTGTTTCCAGGAAAGTTAACAAGCAATGGCTCAGCCCAATACAGTGTCTGCCTACTGCTCTCGAG GGGCCTGGTGGAGTATGGTGTGATGTGGATGTGGtggaattttcatattttggtGCACCTGAACCAGTTCCAAAAGAACAACTGTATACAGAGTTAGTGGATGATTTACGTGGTGGTGATCCGTACATTGGTTCAGGATCTCAG GTGGCAAGCCAGGAGACATACGGAACTTTGGGTGCCATCGTGAGGAGCCAGACAGGTAGTCGACAAGTTGGTTTTCTCACGAATCGTCACGTAGCAGTTGACCTAGATTATCCAAATCAAAAGATGTTCCATCCTCTTCCACCCACGTTGGGACCTGGGGTTTATCTTGGTGCAGTAGAGAGAGCTACTTCGTTTATTACGGATGAGGTTTGGTACGGCATATTTGCTGGAATAAACCCAG AGACGTTTGTGAGAGCTGACGGTGCATTCATTCCTTTTGCTGACGACTTCGACATGTCCTTTGTTACAACTTCAGTGAGAGGTGTTGGAGATATCGGTGACGTGAAAATTATTGACTTACAGTCTCCAATTAGTAGCCTTATTGGAAAACAAGTGGTGAAGGTTGGAAGAAGTTCTGGCTTGACGACGGGAATTGTTTTGGCTTATGGCCTAGAGTACAATGATGAGAAAGGTATATGCTTTCTAACTGATTTCCTTGTTGTTGGTGAAAACCAACAAACTTTTGACCTTGAAGGAGACAGTGGAAGTCTCATCATGTTTAAAGGGGACAATGGTGAGAAACCGCGGCCAATCGGGATCATATGGGGAGGAACTGCTAATAGGGGTCGCCTTAAATTAAAAATCGGGCAACCTCCCGAGAATTGGACTAGTGGGGTTGATCTAGGACGTCTTCTCAATCTACTTGAACTTGATTTGATAACAACAGATGAAGGACTTGGAG TGGCGGTGCAAGAACAAAGAGCTGCCTCAGCTACAGTAATTGGCTCTACTGTTGGCGATTCCTCAACTCCTGATGGCATACTTCCGAAAGATAAAGCTGAAGAAAAATTTGAGCCACTTGGTCTTCATGTTCAGTCTATTCCCTTGGGAGTTGAACCTAGCAGCCAAGAGACAAAACCATCAAGCATGGAGACTGAATTTAAAGTAGAAGATGGAGTGAAGGTAGTTCCCAGCATCGAACACCAGTTTATTCCGAGTTTCATTGGGCGGTCCCCGTTGCACAAGAACAGCATCAAGGACAGAGCTGCAACAGAAAATTTGTCTTCATTGAGGAATGGCTGTGATGAAGATTTATGCGTTTCCCTGCAGCTGGGTGATAATGAAGCAAAGAGAAGGCGTTCCGAAGCATCAACTAGTACTGAGGAACCTTGA